One region of Wyeomyia smithii strain HCP4-BCI-WySm-NY-G18 chromosome 3, ASM2978416v1, whole genome shotgun sequence genomic DNA includes:
- the LOC129731866 gene encoding uncharacterized protein LOC129731866 → MQTNMARMNITSLCVVLLTVCISITHALKCYRCNSFDDPACFDVYFESSGASNDSMVRRPKLDPFLVECGQNETGRVPFCRKITITVLKGEHHRVVRDCGYERSNTDCYKADNEGHLETVCQCWTDGCNSAVRNGHVLVQFVGFIVLLKLFYN, encoded by the exons ATGCAAACAAACATGGCTCGTATGAATATCACTTCATTGTGCGTAGTTTTGCTTACAGTTTGCATCTCAATCA cCCATGCTTTGAAGTGCTATCGATGCAACAGCTTCGACGATCCTGCCTGTTTCGATGTCTATTTTGAATCCTCTGGAGCTAGCAACGATTCGATGGTGAGAAGACCTAAATTAGATCCATTCCTGGTGGAGTGCGGCCAAAATGAAACCGGACGGGTACCGTTTTGTCGAAAAATTACAATCACAG TACTGAAAGGCGAACATCATCGAGTCGTTAGAGACTGTGGTTACGAGCGGTCAAATACGGATTGTTATAAGGCAGATAACGAAGGGCATCTGGAAACGGTTTGTCAATGCTGGACGGATGGATGCAATTCAGCCGTACGGAATGGGCACGTGCTAGTACAGTTTGTTGGATTTATTGTacttttgaaattgttttatAACTAA